One Sus scrofa isolate TJ Tabasco breed Duroc unplaced genomic scaffold, Sscrofa11.1 Contig698, whole genome shotgun sequence DNA segment encodes these proteins:
- the LOC102167475 gene encoding olfactory receptor 5K3-like, whose product MTEDNHSLTTEFILIGFSNHPELRTILFLVFLIIYLITMVGNLGLVALIFAESRLHTPMYIFLGNLALMDSCCSSAITPKLLQNFFSKDRIISLYECMAQFYFLCLAETADCFLMAAMAFDRYVAICNPLQYHTRMSNKLCLQMTTGAYIAGNMHPMIHTGFLFRLTFCRFNQINHFYCDVLPLFRLSCVDPYINQLMLFIFAGSVLIFTITLVVISYLFILFTIFTMKSNKGKGKALSTCASHFLSVSIFYGSLIFTYVRTNSGNEEDKDILVAIFYTLVIPLLNPFIYSLRNKEVINVTKKVLKIS is encoded by the coding sequence ATGACTGAGGATAACCACTCCTTGACAACTGAATTTATCCTCATAGGATTTAGTAATCACCCAGAGCTGAGGACCATTCTGTTTCTGGTGTTCCTTATCATCTACCTGATCACCATGGTGGGAAACCTTGGTCTTGTGGCACTGATATTTGCTGAGTCTCGTCTTCACACACCAATGTACATCTTTCTGGGCAACCTCGCTCTGATGGATTCCTGCTGTTCCAGTGCCATCACCCCCAAGTTGCTACAGAACTTCTTTTCCAAGGACAGAATCATTTCCCTCTATGAATGCatggcacaattttattttctctgccttgCTGAAACTGCAGACTGCTTTCTCATGGCAGCAATGGCCtttgatcgctatgtggccatctgcaacccactgcagtACCACACCAGGATGTCCAACAAACTCTGCCTTCAAATGACCACAGGCGCCTACATAGCTGGAAACATGCATCCCATGATTCATACAGGGTTTCTCTTTAGGTTAACTTTCTGTAGGTTTAATCAAATTAATCACTTTTATTGTGATGTTCTTCCATTATTCAGACTCTCCTGTGTTGACCCTTATATCAATCAATTGATGTTATTTATCTTTGCTGGGTCAGTTTTAATCTTCACTATTACCTTGGTAGTAATCTCTTACCTATTCATCCTTTTCACTATTTTCACAATGAAATCCAACAAGGGCAAAGGCAAAGCCTTATCTACTTGtgcatcccactttctctctgtctccatatTCTACGGTTCACTTATCTTCACGTATGTTCGGACAAATTCAGGTAATGAAGAAGATAAAGATATACTTGTTGCTATTTTTTATACTCTCGTGATTCCTTTACTAAACCCTTTTATTTATAGCCTAAGAAATAAGGAAGTAATAAATGTTACCAAAAAAGTTTTGAAGATTTCATAA